Proteins encoded together in one Mus musculus strain C57BL/6J chromosome 16, GRCm38.p6 C57BL/6J window:
- the Olfr166 gene encoding olfactory receptor 166, with the protein MEKWNQSSSDFTLLGLLPQNQTGLLLLMLIIFVFSLALCGNSGMIHLIRVDPRLHTPMYFLLSQLSLMDLMYISTTVPKMAFNFLSGQKSISFLGCGVQSFFFLTMACSEGLLLASMAYDRFVAICHPLHYPIRMSKIMCLKMIIGSWILGSINSLAHTVYALHIPYCHSRSINHFFCDVPAMLPLACMDTWVYEYMVFVSTSLFLLLPFLGITASYGRVLFAVFHMRSKEGKKKAFTTCSTHLTVVTFYYAPFVYTYLRPRSLRSPTEDKILAVFYTILTPMLNPIIYSLRNKEVLGAMTRVLGTFPSTKP; encoded by the coding sequence atgGAGAAATGGAATCAGAGCTCAAGTGATTTTACTCTGTTAGGACTGCTTCCACAAAACCAAACAGGCCTGCTACTTTTGATGCTCAtcatctttgtcttctctctggcTTTGTGTGGCAACTCAGGAATGATCCACCTCATTCGTGTGGATCCAAGGCTCCACACCCCCATGTACTTTCTCCTCAGTCAGCTCTCTCTCATGGACCTGATGTACATTTCTACCACTGTTCCCAAGATGGCATTTAACTTCCTTTCTGGCCAGAAAAGCATCTCTTTTCTGGGCTGTGGAGTGCAATCCTTCTTCTTCCTGACTATGGCATGTTCTGAGGGCTTGCTCTTGGCTTCCATGGCTTATGATCGTTTTGTGGCTATCTGCCATCCCCTTCACTATCCCATTCGCATGAGCAAAATAATGTGTCTGAAGATGATCATAGGATCCTGGATATTGGGCTCAATCAACTCTTTAGCACATACCGTCTATGCCCTTCATATTCCTTACTGCCATTCTAGGTCCATTAACcatttcttctgtgatgttccagcCATGTTGCCCCTGGCCTGTATGGACACTTGGGTTTATGAGTACATGGTGTTTGTGAGCACAAGCCTGTTTCTCCTACTGCCTTTCCTTGGTATCACAGCTTCCTATGGTCGGGTCCTTTTTGCTGTCTTCCACATGCGctcaaaagagggaaagaagaaggccTTCACCACATGCTCAACTCACTTAACTGTGGTGACATTTTACTATGCACCTTTTGTCTATACCTATCTTCGACCTAGGAGTCTTCGCTCCCCAACAGAAGATAAGATTCTGGCTGTTTTCTACACTATCCTTACCCCCATGCTCAACCCCATCATTTATAGTCTGAGGAATAAGGAGGTCCTGGGGGCCATGACAAGAGTCCTTGGTACTTTTCCTTCAACTAAACCGTAA